ACGGCCTCATCGTCGGCGCTTCAACAGAACGTTCCGTAAAGTCTGAATTGAGACCATGGCAAAGATCATTGTCACAGCGACCCCTTTCGAGGGTCATGTCACGCCCCTCGCGGCGATTGCAGCCGACCTGACCAATCGCGGGCACGAGGTGCTCTTCTACACGGGCGCCCGGTTCGAAGAGCGGGTACGCAAGACCGGGGCGCGCTTCGTTCCCTACCCCGCGGAGGTCGACTACGCCGACCTCGCAGCCGCCTTCCCCGAACGCGAGGGGCTCGCCCCCTTCAACCGCATGGTCTTCGACATCAAGCACGTCCTCTCCGACCCCGTGCCGGTCCACGACAAGCGCCTGCAGGAACTGCTCGCCGAGTTCCCCGCCACCGTGGTCATCAGCGAGCCCATGTCCTACGGGACGCTGCCGACGGCCCTCCGCCCACGGGACCAGCGCCCACTCATGGTGAACATCGGCATAGCACCGCCCACCTTCGACAGTGTGGACACCGCGCCCTTCGGGCCGGGACTGCTCCCGCCCACCACCGGCGAAGAGCGCGCTCGCTACGACGAGATGCGCGCGCAGACGCGGACGATGTTCGCCGATGCACAGAAGTACATGGACGGTGTCTTCACCTCAGTGGGAGTCACTCTCCCCGACTTCCTCTTCAACGCCTTCGGCACGGTCCCCGATCACCTGCTCCAGCTGACCGTCCCCGCCTTCGAGTACCCGCGCAGCGACGCGCCGGAGGGGTTCCGCTTCATCGGCCCCGTCCCGCCCGGCCCCGACATCGACTTCGAACGTCCCCACTGGTGGGCGGACCTGTCCTCCGGTCGACCGGTCGTCGTCGTCACCCAGGGAACCGTGGACAACGGCGACCTGTCCCGGCTCGTCGTCCCCACGATCCGCGCTCTCGCGGACGCAGACGTCACCGTCGTCGCCGCCACTGCACGCCCCGACGGCCCCGACCTGGTGCGCGCGGAGATGGACGGCGAGGTCCCCGGCAACGTCCACCTCGCCGCATTCGTGCCCTTCGAACAGCTGCTGCCGCTCGCCGACGTCCTGGTCACCAACGCCGGCTACGGCGGCGTCCAGACCGCGCTGCGCCACGGCGTCCCTCTCGTCGTCGGCGGCGAGACCGAGGACAAGCCCGAGGTCGCCGCCCGCGTCGAATGGTCCGGCACCGGCGTCAACCTGCGCACCAGCAGCCCAGAGGTGGCGGCCGTCCGCGCCGCCGTCGACCAGGTGTTGAACGAGCCGCG
This genomic interval from Streptomyces dengpaensis contains the following:
- a CDS encoding glycosyltransferase, which produces MAKIIVTATPFEGHVTPLAAIAADLTNRGHEVLFYTGARFEERVRKTGARFVPYPAEVDYADLAAAFPEREGLAPFNRMVFDIKHVLSDPVPVHDKRLQELLAEFPATVVISEPMSYGTLPTALRPRDQRPLMVNIGIAPPTFDSVDTAPFGPGLLPPTTGEERARYDEMRAQTRTMFADAQKYMDGVFTSVGVTLPDFLFNAFGTVPDHLLQLTVPAFEYPRSDAPEGFRFIGPVPPGPDIDFERPHWWADLSSGRPVVVVTQGTVDNGDLSRLVVPTIRALADADVTVVAATARPDGPDLVRAEMDGEVPGNVHLAAFVPFEQLLPLADVLVTNAGYGGVQTALRHGVPLVVGGETEDKPEVAARVEWSGTGVNLRTSSPEVAAVRAAVDQVLNEPRYRERARGMQSQFGEYHPFDTIAEIAESA